A genomic segment from Neodiprion lecontei isolate iyNeoLeco1 chromosome 1, iyNeoLeco1.1, whole genome shotgun sequence encodes:
- the LOC107221926 gene encoding octopamine receptor Oamb isoform X2, whose translation MRELNESACAALYEGVEWAGPGIVATLVVLAVVNVMVVLGNVLVILAVYHTSKLRNVTNMFIVSLAVADLMVGVAVLPFSATWEVFKVWIFGDIWCSVWLAVDVWMCTASILNLCAISLDRYLAVTRPVSYPQVHAPYNTTLSQTGPFNMTTIFIPVAPCPWICELTNDAGYVVYSALGSFYIPMLVMLFFYWRIYNAAVSTTKAINQGFRTTKGSKMLGSRFDEQRLTLRIHRGRGSLHNGSNNGSPRSPESGRSSVRKEKIKISVSYPSTDTLNTKCNTLERTPSRCSQMSVHYSNGQTQTQLCPSPRAAHLKVGGVNRVGSTRRQSRRSSCESQVTGDDASLRELASGVDDKPCRVPKMGKRNIKAQVKRFRMETKAAKTLGIIVGGFVLCWLPFFTMYLVRAFCPNCIHPTVFSVLFWLGYCNSAINPCIYALFSKDFRFAFKRIICKCFCKRRANTLRRGSDGSQLATRCDRSPSYSVRTPHHGVSIEDSDPDPGSDHNAHSQSDSR comes from the exons ATGCGAGAGCTCAACGAGTCCGCCTGTGCAGCGTTGTACGAGGGCGTCGAGTGGGCTGGGCCAGGAATCGTCGCGACGCTCGTCGTCCTCGCCGTTGTCAACGTTATGGTAGTCCTGGGGAACGTTTTGGTCATTCTGGCCGTTTACCACACGTCCAAATTGAGAAACGTGACCAATATGTTTATCGTCAGTCTCGCCGTTGCGGATCTAATGGTCGGCGTAGCGGTTCTGCCGTTTAGTGCCACTTGGGAAGTATTTAAG GTTTGGATTTTTGGTGACATTTGGTGTTCCGTATGGCTTGCCGTAGACGTGTGGATGTGCACGGCCTCGATTCTGAACTTGTGCGCCATTAGTTTGGACCGATACTTAGCTGTCACAAGGCCAGTGAGCTACCCACAG GTACACGCACCCTACAACACGACTCTGTCGCAAACCGGACCCTTCAATATGACCACAATTTTTATTCCGGTCGCTCCCTGTCCCTGGATATGCGAACTCACCAATGATGCCGGGTACGTCGTATACAG CGCACTCGGTTCCTTCTACATCCCAATGCTGGTTATGCTCTTCTTCTACTGGCGAATATACAACGCTGCTGTGTCGACGACGAAGGCGATCAATCAAGGATTTCGAACTACAAAGGGCTCGAAAATGCTCGGCTCACG GTTCGACGAGCAGAGACTGACATTGAGGATCCACAGAGGTCGCGGAAGCCTTCACAACGGCAGCAACAACGGGAGTCCCAGGAGCCCGGAGTCAGGTCGCAGCTCTGTGCGGAAAGAAAAGATCAAGATATCAGTTTCCTACCCGAGCACTGATACTCTCAACACTAAATGCAACACCTTGGAACGCACACCGTCAAGGTGTTCGCAGATGTCGGTGCACTACAGCAACGGACAGACTCAAACGCAGCTGTGCCCGAGTCCCAGAGCCGCTCACCTCAAG GTGGGGGGTGTGAACAGGGTAGGAAGTACCAGGAGACAGAGCCGACGAAGCAGCTGCGAGAGCCAAGTTACTGGCGACGATGCATCCCTTCGCGAACTGGCTTCTGGTGTCGACGATAAACCCTGCAGAGTGCCGAAGATGGGGAAGAGGAACATAAAAGCTCAG GTGAAGAGGTTCCGAATGGAGACAAAGGCCGCCAAGACCCTGGGCATCATCGTCGGCGGATTCGTCCTCTGCTGGCTTCCATTTTTCACAATGTACCTGGTGCGAGCGTTCTGCCCGAATTGCATACACCCGACGGTCTTCAGCGTCCTATTCTGGCTTGGCTACTGCAACTCCGCCATAAACCCCTGCATATACGCCTTGTTCAGCAAGGACTTCCGGTTCGCCTTCAAGAGGATAATATGCAAGTGCTTCTGCAAACGGAGAGCCAACACCCTCAGACGTGGCAGCGACGGGAGTCAATTAGCGACCCG
- the LOC107221926 gene encoding octopamine receptor Oamb isoform X1 has translation MRELNESACAALYEGVEWAGPGIVATLVVLAVVNVMVVLGNVLVILAVYHTSKLRNVTNMFIVSLAVADLMVGVAVLPFSATWEVFKVWIFGDIWCSVWLAVDVWMCTASILNLCAISLDRYLAVTRPVSYPQIMSPKRARLLVATVWVLSFVICFPPLVGWKDKEVHAPYNTTLSQTGPFNMTTIFIPVAPCPWICELTNDAGYVVYSALGSFYIPMLVMLFFYWRIYNAAVSTTKAINQGFRTTKGSKMLGSRFDEQRLTLRIHRGRGSLHNGSNNGSPRSPESGRSSVRKEKIKISVSYPSTDTLNTKCNTLERTPSRCSQMSVHYSNGQTQTQLCPSPRAAHLKVGGVNRVGSTRRQSRRSSCESQVTGDDASLRELASGVDDKPCRVPKMGKRNIKAQVKRFRMETKAAKTLGIIVGGFVLCWLPFFTMYLVRAFCPNCIHPTVFSVLFWLGYCNSAINPCIYALFSKDFRFAFKRIICKCFCKRRANTLRRGSDGSQLATRCDRSPSYSVRTPHHGVSIEDSDPDPGSDHNAHSQSDSR, from the exons ATGCGAGAGCTCAACGAGTCCGCCTGTGCAGCGTTGTACGAGGGCGTCGAGTGGGCTGGGCCAGGAATCGTCGCGACGCTCGTCGTCCTCGCCGTTGTCAACGTTATGGTAGTCCTGGGGAACGTTTTGGTCATTCTGGCCGTTTACCACACGTCCAAATTGAGAAACGTGACCAATATGTTTATCGTCAGTCTCGCCGTTGCGGATCTAATGGTCGGCGTAGCGGTTCTGCCGTTTAGTGCCACTTGGGAAGTATTTAAG GTTTGGATTTTTGGTGACATTTGGTGTTCCGTATGGCTTGCCGTAGACGTGTGGATGTGCACGGCCTCGATTCTGAACTTGTGCGCCATTAGTTTGGACCGATACTTAGCTGTCACAAGGCCAGTGAGCTACCCACAG ATCATGTCACCAAAGAGGGCTCGACTTCTTGTGGCGACTGTCTGGGTCCTGAGCTTCGTGATATGTTTCCCTCCTCTTGTGGGCTGGAAAGACAAAGAG GTACACGCACCCTACAACACGACTCTGTCGCAAACCGGACCCTTCAATATGACCACAATTTTTATTCCGGTCGCTCCCTGTCCCTGGATATGCGAACTCACCAATGATGCCGGGTACGTCGTATACAG CGCACTCGGTTCCTTCTACATCCCAATGCTGGTTATGCTCTTCTTCTACTGGCGAATATACAACGCTGCTGTGTCGACGACGAAGGCGATCAATCAAGGATTTCGAACTACAAAGGGCTCGAAAATGCTCGGCTCACG GTTCGACGAGCAGAGACTGACATTGAGGATCCACAGAGGTCGCGGAAGCCTTCACAACGGCAGCAACAACGGGAGTCCCAGGAGCCCGGAGTCAGGTCGCAGCTCTGTGCGGAAAGAAAAGATCAAGATATCAGTTTCCTACCCGAGCACTGATACTCTCAACACTAAATGCAACACCTTGGAACGCACACCGTCAAGGTGTTCGCAGATGTCGGTGCACTACAGCAACGGACAGACTCAAACGCAGCTGTGCCCGAGTCCCAGAGCCGCTCACCTCAAG GTGGGGGGTGTGAACAGGGTAGGAAGTACCAGGAGACAGAGCCGACGAAGCAGCTGCGAGAGCCAAGTTACTGGCGACGATGCATCCCTTCGCGAACTGGCTTCTGGTGTCGACGATAAACCCTGCAGAGTGCCGAAGATGGGGAAGAGGAACATAAAAGCTCAG GTGAAGAGGTTCCGAATGGAGACAAAGGCCGCCAAGACCCTGGGCATCATCGTCGGCGGATTCGTCCTCTGCTGGCTTCCATTTTTCACAATGTACCTGGTGCGAGCGTTCTGCCCGAATTGCATACACCCGACGGTCTTCAGCGTCCTATTCTGGCTTGGCTACTGCAACTCCGCCATAAACCCCTGCATATACGCCTTGTTCAGCAAGGACTTCCGGTTCGCCTTCAAGAGGATAATATGCAAGTGCTTCTGCAAACGGAGAGCCAACACCCTCAGACGTGGCAGCGACGGGAGTCAATTAGCGACCCG